Proteins encoded within one genomic window of Deinococcus budaensis:
- a CDS encoding ABC transporter permease, with the protein MTALTSPPAAAPRQASPLALALRRFRRNRVGVLSAWVLAALYLMALLAGFLAPYSITAQHPDFPHQPPQRVRLVHQGQLTRPFVYPVEKTRDPVTFASTFAENRERPLPIRFLVRGDDPARYGYSFLGVFQSQWHLFGVPGGTAFLWGTDKFGRDLLSRTLVGAQVSLTVGVIGVLISFAIGILLGGVSGYFGGRVDGLIQRLIEVLLSFPRLPILLALSTIIPARWPSTWVYLGIIAVLALIGWAGLARVVRGQVMSARGVDYVQAARAVGASDLRVILRHIMPNLSSILIVTATLALPGYILGESALSFLGLGIKEPMTSWGLLLRDAQNFETLSLYPWLLAPGLLIVISVLAFNFLGDALRDAADTQSR; encoded by the coding sequence ATGACGGCCCTGACTTCCCCCCCCGCCGCCGCGCCCCGGCAGGCCAGCCCGCTCGCTCTGGCGCTGCGGCGCTTTCGCCGCAACCGGGTGGGCGTGCTCAGCGCCTGGGTGCTGGCCGCGCTGTACCTGATGGCGCTGCTGGCAGGTTTTCTGGCGCCGTACTCGATCACCGCGCAGCACCCCGACTTTCCGCACCAGCCGCCGCAGCGGGTGCGCCTCGTTCACCAGGGCCAGCTCACCCGGCCTTTCGTGTATCCGGTGGAAAAGACCCGCGACCCGGTGACCTTTGCCAGCACCTTCGCGGAGAACCGCGAGCGCCCGCTGCCGATCCGATTTCTGGTGCGCGGCGACGACCCCGCCCGCTACGGCTACAGCTTTCTGGGCGTCTTTCAGAGCCAGTGGCACCTCTTCGGCGTGCCGGGGGGCACCGCCTTCCTGTGGGGCACCGACAAGTTCGGGCGCGACCTGCTCTCGCGGACGCTGGTGGGCGCGCAGGTCAGCCTGACGGTGGGCGTGATCGGCGTGCTGATCAGCTTCGCCATCGGCATCCTGCTGGGGGGGGTCAGCGGGTACTTCGGGGGCCGGGTGGACGGGCTGATCCAGCGCTTGATCGAGGTGCTGCTGAGTTTCCCGAGGCTGCCCATCCTGCTCGCGCTCTCGACCATCATCCCGGCGCGCTGGCCGAGCACCTGGGTCTACCTGGGCATCATCGCGGTGCTGGCCCTCATCGGCTGGGCGGGGCTGGCGCGGGTGGTGCGCGGGCAGGTGATGTCGGCGCGCGGGGTGGACTACGTGCAGGCCGCGCGGGCGGTCGGGGCGTCGGACCTGCGGGTGATCCTGCGCCACATCATGCCCAACCTCAGCTCCATCCTGATCGTGACGGCCACCCTGGCGCTGCCCGGCTACATCCTGGGCGAGAGCGCCCTGAGCTTTCTGGGCCTGGGCATCAAGGAACCCATGACGAGCTGGGGCCTGCTGCTGAGGGACGCGCAGAACTTCGAGACGCTGAGCCTCTACCCCTGGCTGCTGGCGCCGGGCCTCCTGATCGTGATTTCCGTGCTGGCCTTTAACTTTCTGGGCGACGCGCTGCGTGACGCGGCGGACACCCAGAGCCGCTGA